The following nucleotide sequence is from Candidatus Neomarinimicrobiota bacterium.
TGGGGCCCAAATGATAGAGCAGGCGCAGGGGAACTCATGTTGATCCAGATTGAAAACGGTGTTCAGACGCCAATCACAGGCTGGTTGAAATAAAATTGTAATAAAAGTAGTGCCGGTTTTCCAGCACCTTAATACAAAAGAATAATGAATCAGCTAAACATAAATAATATTACCATGCGCTTTTCGGGCGTGGTCGCTCTAAAAGGTGTGTCTCTTGCTGTGGAAGATGGTGAAATTTTTTCACTCATTGGCCCAAACGGTTCGGGGAAATCCACCTTGTTTAATTGCATTAACGGATTCAACCGTCCTCAAGAAGGAGGAATATCCTACAATGGGGCAAACCTGCTTAAAACCGCATCCCATAATGTAATTGAAGCAGGCATATCTAGAACATTCCAGAATATTCAAAATGTGCCCTTTATGACCGTCTTGGATAATGTGCTTTTGGGGGCCCATAGCAGGATTGATAATCACTTCACCCTAAATCGATGGCTATTTAAAGGATATCGGGAAAAAGAAGAAGCAATGGCCTTAGAGATAATGGAATTTCTTGGTATTGCAAATTACGAATCTAAATATATGAGCGGTCAACCATACGGAATTCAAAAATTGGTTGAAATTGCCCGAGCACTAATCCCCAAACCAAAAATGATTCTCATGGATGAACCTGCCGCAGGGATGAATGACCAGGAAACATTTGAGATTGCCAGAATCATTAGTGAAATTAGAGACAAACTGGGAATTACCGTATTAGTTGTGGAGCACGATATGAATTTGGTCATGAGTATTTCAGATCGTATCGGCGTTCTCGATACGGGTAAAATTGTCACTATTGGGAAACCTGAAGAAGTGAAAAATCATCCTGAAGTTTTAAAAGCGTATTTAGGAGAAGGATTCGATGCTTAGGCTAATTGGTGTTGAAACATATTATGGCAAAATAAAAGCCCTCCACGGTGTTTCTCTTGAAGTGCTTGAGGGGCAGTTGGTATGTATCCTTGGTGCAAATGGTGCTGGAAAATCTACGATCCTAAAATCGATTACCGGATTGGTCGAGCCAGAATATGGTACTATCCATTTTAATAATCAACGCATCGACAGGATGGAAGCAGAGGATATTGTTAAACTGGGTATCGGTCATGTACCGGAATGGCGCAGGATTTTTTCTGAGCTAACGGTAGAAGAAAACCTTCTAATGGGTGGGTTCCTTTTGAAGGATAAGGATATGCTTCATGATCGCATGGAAGAAGCCTTTCACCACTTTCCTATCTTGAAAAACCGAA
It contains:
- a CDS encoding ABC transporter ATP-binding protein, producing the protein MNQLNINNITMRFSGVVALKGVSLAVEDGEIFSLIGPNGSGKSTLFNCINGFNRPQEGGISYNGANLLKTASHNVIEAGISRTFQNIQNVPFMTVLDNVLLGAHSRIDNHFTLNRWLFKGYREKEEAMALEIMEFLGIANYESKYMSGQPYGIQKLVEIARALIPKPKMILMDEPAAGMNDQETFEIARIISEIRDKLGITVLVVEHDMNLVMSISDRIGVLDTGKIVTIGKPEEVKNHPEVLKAYLGEGFDA
- a CDS encoding ABC transporter ATP-binding protein, which translates into the protein MLRLIGVETYYGKIKALHGVSLEVLEGQLVCILGANGAGKSTILKSITGLVEPEYGTIHFNNQRIDRMEAEDIVKLGIGHVPEWRRIFSELTVEENLLMGGFLLKDKDMLHDRMEEAFHHFPILKNRRTQQAGNMSGGEQQMLAISRALMLKPKLLLLDEPSLGLSPLLVQDIFATIKELHKAGTTILLVEQNVNQALKIADYGYVLTTGKIFLSGTYEELLEEEKVREQYLGEGKYNRRAKVWSG